From one Simplicispira suum genomic stretch:
- a CDS encoding tetratricopeptide repeat protein, whose product MPPRPTQVALTALLACAISLPGLAAVPAGAAAEIVSLQGQGDQRAASTPEWHPARPAQVLSAGDFVRTREAARMALLFADETQLRLHQNTVLQVKTIATAGQPVTTLRLDAGRAWTQTRRPTGSSLQMETPAATAAIRGTDWDIRVEPDGRTLLTVLSGTVDFGNEQGRIAVGANEAAYAEVGKAPIKLVLGQPRDRVQWVNALQADPLPHLAATPLPAALEPVRAALAAHDLDAARTALARARASAPPQWTAAMEAAIALQAGDWRSARDLLARQLQGQAPLPVWLMQSDLLLIDGEGADAIRTLERALQQWPAHPALLAQLARAQLLTDRVPDAEATLATAQGVANPELALARAALARRQGDAPATLAAYADATALAPQDARGWLGLGSVYTERENTGPARKNLQQALALDPHVVGAQGERGTLETFSNRFAEAESAFASALDDQPADYVALTGLGLLRLKQGQPQAALEAFLRAGVMEPRYARARTWTAVAYYQLDRHQDAISTLRQASVLDDKDPVPYMLLAQIYTDLFQPGEAVQAARSAVTRMPYLKSLNQLANDQKGSANLGASLAFFGMEDWALELAQQSFSPYWGASHLFLADRYRGEFNKNSELFQGFLTDPMAFGASPRYSSLLQKPGAHGTVDLLHEQEFYKLSAPSVTFNGMDNRQRPIAWFLKAQKAKGGHFPIDVGVTNQPAAYDPSGTADADADVLTIGLGMQPNEQLNLFAYANHTGIKLRAHNLSATEVDKTAQQGVLGLSYRWSPTEQTWLKLGRGLENMRIASFPTLFELGPLAGVAGVSANPRKTLSDLQLRHSVDLEPGTRWSLALEHVEENQASETLGAGILSTVEGGQTFSDVVYFGGLNAIDRRYTGFTLDGQKQLTPALKIDGAVALQQIHQRVNGASGLRLATSGFENIETAQRKDTERALTPRLGVVMQPAPGATLRLAYQDWLRPLSVSTLTRVETAGIAVEDRLVEAGGRHKRLVAQWSQELGANTFVSARADHLQLRNPDTLGVDLRTPSLPFLEEMRNAQLVNLSSTDLLEDTPSFHHGTLNALAAGVNHMVNRQWSVYGKYQYQHSETDYFSETANLVANTRFIPYIPRHTLALGSTWASSKRLYVSGRAVYRSERFEDASNLTRRPPGWSLDLVGFWESSDKHWLVGVGALNLFGPKSARQKARYVLDARYRF is encoded by the coding sequence ATGCCTCCACGACCCACCCAAGTGGCCCTGACCGCATTGCTGGCCTGTGCCATTTCCCTTCCCGGTCTGGCGGCGGTGCCCGCAGGCGCGGCCGCTGAAATCGTGAGCCTGCAGGGCCAGGGCGACCAACGCGCCGCCAGTACGCCTGAATGGCACCCCGCTCGACCCGCACAGGTGCTGTCGGCCGGAGACTTTGTGCGCACCCGCGAGGCCGCCCGCATGGCGCTGCTGTTTGCCGACGAAACTCAGTTGCGCCTGCACCAGAACACGGTGCTGCAGGTCAAGACCATCGCCACGGCGGGCCAGCCGGTCACCACGCTGCGCCTGGACGCAGGCCGCGCCTGGACACAGACGCGCCGCCCCACGGGCAGCTCCCTGCAAATGGAAACCCCGGCTGCCACCGCTGCCATCCGGGGAACCGACTGGGACATCCGTGTAGAACCCGATGGCCGCACCCTGCTCACGGTGCTCTCGGGCACGGTGGATTTCGGCAACGAGCAGGGGCGCATCGCCGTTGGCGCCAACGAGGCCGCTTACGCCGAAGTGGGCAAGGCCCCTATCAAGCTGGTGCTGGGCCAGCCACGGGACCGCGTGCAATGGGTCAACGCCCTGCAGGCCGACCCTTTGCCGCACCTGGCCGCCACGCCACTGCCTGCGGCGCTAGAGCCCGTGCGCGCTGCGCTCGCTGCCCACGACCTGGACGCCGCGCGCACCGCACTGGCGCGGGCACGCGCAAGCGCCCCACCCCAGTGGACCGCCGCGATGGAAGCGGCCATTGCATTGCAAGCCGGGGACTGGCGCAGTGCCCGCGACCTGCTGGCACGCCAGTTGCAGGGCCAAGCGCCACTGCCGGTCTGGCTCATGCAATCCGACCTGCTGCTCATCGACGGCGAAGGCGCGGACGCCATCCGCACGCTTGAGCGCGCCTTGCAGCAATGGCCCGCGCACCCGGCCCTGCTGGCGCAGCTGGCGCGTGCCCAATTGCTGACCGACCGCGTGCCCGATGCAGAGGCCACCTTGGCTACGGCGCAGGGTGTGGCCAACCCCGAGCTGGCCCTTGCCCGCGCCGCGCTGGCGCGTCGGCAGGGCGACGCACCGGCCACACTGGCTGCCTACGCCGATGCGACGGCGCTGGCGCCACAAGACGCGCGCGGCTGGCTGGGCCTGGGCAGCGTGTACACCGAGCGCGAAAACACCGGCCCGGCTCGCAAGAATTTGCAGCAGGCTCTGGCGCTGGACCCGCATGTGGTGGGTGCGCAGGGCGAGCGCGGCACGCTGGAAACGTTTTCCAATCGTTTCGCCGAGGCCGAATCCGCCTTTGCCAGCGCGCTGGACGATCAGCCCGCCGACTACGTCGCGCTCACCGGCCTGGGGCTGCTGCGCCTCAAGCAAGGGCAACCGCAGGCTGCTCTCGAGGCCTTCCTGCGCGCCGGGGTGATGGAGCCGCGCTACGCCCGCGCCCGCACCTGGACTGCCGTCGCCTACTACCAACTGGACCGCCACCAGGACGCCATCAGCACGCTGCGGCAGGCCAGCGTGTTGGATGACAAGGACCCTGTCCCCTACATGCTGCTGGCGCAGATTTACACCGACCTGTTCCAGCCCGGTGAGGCCGTGCAGGCGGCCCGCTCGGCGGTCACGCGCATGCCCTATTTGAAATCACTCAACCAGCTTGCCAACGACCAAAAGGGCAGTGCCAACCTGGGCGCATCGCTCGCCTTCTTCGGTATGGAAGATTGGGCCCTGGAGCTGGCGCAGCAGAGCTTTTCGCCTTACTGGGGCGCGAGCCATTTGTTTCTGGCCGACCGCTATCGGGGTGAATTCAATAAAAACTCCGAGTTGTTCCAGGGCTTTCTTACTGACCCGATGGCGTTTGGCGCCAGCCCGCGCTATTCGTCCTTGTTGCAAAAGCCCGGTGCCCATGGAACCGTGGACCTGTTGCATGAGCAGGAGTTTTATAAGCTCAGTGCGCCCTCGGTCACCTTCAACGGCATGGACAACCGGCAGCGGCCCATTGCGTGGTTCTTGAAGGCGCAGAAGGCGAAAGGCGGCCACTTTCCGATTGATGTCGGCGTCACCAACCAACCGGCGGCGTACGACCCGAGCGGCACGGCCGATGCAGATGCTGATGTGCTCACCATTGGACTGGGCATGCAGCCGAATGAGCAGCTCAACCTGTTCGCCTATGCCAACCACACGGGCATCAAGTTGCGGGCCCACAACCTGTCTGCCACCGAGGTGGACAAAACCGCGCAGCAGGGCGTGCTGGGGCTGTCCTATCGCTGGAGCCCGACCGAGCAGACCTGGCTCAAGCTGGGGCGTGGCCTGGAAAACATGCGCATTGCGAGCTTTCCGACCCTCTTCGAGTTGGGACCGCTTGCGGGCGTTGCCGGCGTGTCTGCAAATCCCCGAAAAACTCTGAGCGACCTGCAACTGCGCCACAGCGTCGATCTGGAACCGGGTACGCGCTGGAGCCTGGCGCTGGAGCATGTGGAAGAAAACCAGGCCAGCGAAACCTTGGGTGCAGGCATTTTGAGCACGGTCGAAGGGGGGCAGACGTTCTCGGACGTCGTGTATTTCGGCGGCTTGAACGCCATTGACCGTCGCTACACCGGTTTCACGCTGGACGGGCAGAAGCAACTGACCCCGGCGCTGAAGATCGACGGCGCGGTAGCGCTGCAACAGATTCACCAACGCGTGAACGGCGCCAGCGGCCTGCGCTTGGCGACCTCCGGATTCGAGAATATTGAGACTGCCCAGCGCAAGGACACCGAGCGAGCCCTCACACCGCGCCTGGGCGTCGTCATGCAGCCAGCACCCGGCGCGACGCTGCGCCTGGCGTACCAGGACTGGTTGCGCCCCCTGAGCGTCTCCACCCTGACCCGCGTGGAGACCGCTGGCATCGCGGTAGAAGACCGGCTGGTGGAAGCCGGCGGAAGACACAAACGCCTGGTGGCGCAGTGGAGCCAGGAGCTGGGCGCCAATACCTTTGTGAGCGCCCGCGCCGACCACCTGCAGCTGCGCAACCCCGACACGCTGGGCGTGGACCTGCGCACGCCCAGCCTGCCGTTTCTGGAAGAGATGCGCAACGCCCAGCTCGTCAACCTCTCCAGCACCGACCTGCTGGAAGACACCCCCAGCTTCCACCACGGCACGCTGAATGCGCTTGCCGCAGGCGTCAACCACATGGTGAATCGCCAATGGTCGGTCTACGGAAAATACCAATACCAGCACAGCGAAACCGACTACTTTTCCGAGACAGCCAATCTCGTAGCCAACACCCGATTTATCCCGTACATCCCCCGCCACACCCTGGCACTGGGCAGCACCTGGGCCAGCAGCAAGCGCCTGTACGTAAGCGGCCGCGCCGTGTACCGATCCGAGCGCTTTGAGGACGCGAGCAACCTCACGCGCCGTCCCCCTGGCTGGAGCCTGGACCTGGTCGGTTTCTGGGAATCGAGCGACAAACACTGGCTCGTCGGTGTGGGTGCGCTCAACCTGTTCGGTCCCAAATCGGCTCGCCAGAAGGCCCGCTACGTGCTCGATGCGCGCTATCGGTTTTAA
- a CDS encoding adenylate/guanylate cyclase domain-containing protein, with product MRAIGFKRLALLLGAALLALLLVGAASLSRPWHALEFKTFDLWTSLAAPHRSTLPVVLLAIDEPTFQEVQQRWPFPRSLHARLLDRLREDGATAVGFDVVFADPSAPEQDAAFAHSLAAAAAAGLPVVLAATREKVESASATLWTDVLPLPAFVAAGAQYGNAEVQPDDDFVVRRMPQSEGSFSAALARAATRHAVPASSANLIAYRGPRGTFDTRSYYQALEPGLLPEGFFRGKVVLIGRSALTASELQHSQADLFNSPFAALGGERLFPGVELQATLLDNRAVGDGLRLVPEAWSLALVLLALTVLLPATLRWHPGAVALLTAGLVGGMALLSWLLFLQFGRWLAPLFPMAATASIYGASALTAYAQTRQRARQTRAMFSQYVPAAVVSRLVAEPELLRLGGEAREVTLLFTDLAGFTTLSEQLSAEQTVELLGLYFGAMAPIVHASGGTIDKYIGDALMAFWGAPLDDVDHAEHAVRAAVAMQEAMGNLCDALERRGLPRIAMRIGVHSGRVVVGNVGSAERFSYTAIGDAVNLAARLEGANKAFGTGILLSGDTAALLPANMLLRVLDEVIVKGKSQAIRVYTPCADAALCRLCADTLDAFAHREWAHARAGLEALQRALPGDLATLRLLERLNAACNLAEDANWSAAQALDKL from the coding sequence ATGCGCGCTATCGGTTTTAAGCGCCTTGCGCTCTTGCTCGGCGCGGCCTTGCTGGCGCTGCTGCTGGTCGGCGCGGCCTCGCTCAGCCGCCCATGGCACGCGCTGGAGTTCAAAACCTTCGACCTCTGGACCTCGCTGGCCGCGCCGCACCGCAGCACCTTGCCAGTGGTGCTGCTCGCCATCGACGAACCGACGTTCCAGGAGGTGCAGCAACGCTGGCCGTTCCCGCGCAGCCTGCACGCGCGCCTGCTCGATCGCCTGCGCGAGGACGGCGCCACTGCTGTGGGCTTTGACGTGGTCTTTGCCGACCCGAGCGCCCCCGAGCAGGATGCCGCGTTTGCCCATTCGTTGGCAGCGGCTGCGGCAGCGGGCCTGCCGGTCGTGCTGGCTGCAACGCGCGAAAAGGTCGAGAGCGCCAGCGCGACGCTCTGGACCGACGTGCTGCCACTGCCAGCCTTCGTCGCAGCCGGTGCACAGTACGGAAACGCCGAGGTGCAACCTGACGACGATTTCGTGGTGCGCCGCATGCCGCAAAGTGAGGGAAGCTTCTCTGCAGCGCTCGCCCGCGCTGCAACGCGGCATGCAGTCCCTGCGTCGTCCGCTAACCTCATTGCCTACCGAGGTCCGCGCGGCACCTTCGACACGCGCTCGTACTACCAGGCGCTGGAACCGGGGCTGCTGCCCGAAGGTTTTTTTCGTGGCAAGGTGGTGCTGATCGGCCGCTCTGCGCTGACGGCCAGCGAGCTGCAGCACAGCCAGGCCGACCTCTTCAATTCGCCGTTTGCGGCCCTGGGTGGCGAGCGCCTGTTCCCCGGCGTGGAACTTCAGGCCACGCTGCTCGATAACCGGGCCGTTGGTGATGGTCTGCGCCTCGTGCCCGAGGCGTGGTCGCTGGCGCTGGTGCTGCTTGCACTCACCGTGCTGTTGCCCGCCACTCTGCGCTGGCACCCTGGCGCAGTGGCCTTGCTGACGGCAGGCCTTGTCGGCGGCATGGCGCTGCTGTCCTGGCTGCTGTTTCTTCAATTCGGGCGCTGGCTTGCGCCGCTGTTCCCCATGGCTGCGACCGCCAGTATCTATGGCGCAAGCGCGCTGACGGCATACGCGCAGACGCGCCAGAGGGCGCGCCAAACCCGCGCCATGTTTTCGCAGTACGTTCCTGCGGCGGTGGTATCGCGACTTGTTGCAGAGCCCGAGCTGCTGCGCCTGGGCGGTGAGGCGCGCGAAGTCACCCTGTTGTTCACCGACTTGGCGGGATTCACCACGCTTTCAGAACAACTCAGCGCCGAGCAGACGGTGGAGCTGCTCGGCCTGTACTTTGGCGCCATGGCTCCCATCGTGCACGCCAGTGGCGGCACCATCGACAAATACATTGGCGATGCGCTGATGGCTTTCTGGGGTGCGCCCCTTGACGATGTGGACCACGCCGAGCACGCAGTGCGTGCTGCCGTTGCCATGCAGGAGGCCATGGGCAATCTGTGCGATGCGCTGGAGCGCCGCGGGCTGCCGCGCATTGCCATGCGCATTGGCGTGCACTCGGGGCGGGTGGTGGTGGGCAATGTGGGCTCAGCAGAGCGCTTTTCGTACACCGCGATTGGCGACGCGGTGAACCTGGCGGCGCGGCTGGAAGGCGCGAACAAGGCGTTTGGCACCGGCATCCTGCTCTCGGGCGACACGGCGGCGCTGCTGCCCGCAAACATGCTGCTGCGTGTGCTGGATGAGGTCATCGTGAAAGGGAAAAGCCAGGCGATCCGGGTGTACACGCCCTGTGCCGACGCTGCGCTGTGCCGCCTTTGCGCCGATACGCTGGACGCCTTTGCGCACCGTGAGTGGGCGCACGCCAGAGCAGGGCTCGAAGCGCTGCAGCGGGCATTGCCAGGGGACTTGGCCACACTGCGCCTGCTGGAGCGCTTGAATGCGGCCTGTAATCTGGCCGAGGATGCGAATTGGTCGGCGGCCCAAGCACTCGACAAGCTGTAG
- the gap gene encoding type I glyceraldehyde-3-phosphate dehydrogenase, with protein MAIKIGINGFGRIGRMVFRAAVQNFSDIEVVAINDLLEPDYLAYMLKYDSVHGRFQGEVSVEGSNLIVNGKKIRLTQERDPAALKWNEAGADIVIEATGLFLTKETAQKHLDAGAKKVIMSAPSKDDTPMFVHGVNCKSYAGQAIISNASCTTNCLAPVAKVLNDKWGIKRGLMTTVHAATATQKTVDGPSNKDWRGGRGILENIIPSSTGAAKAVGVVIPELNKKLTGMSFRVPTSNVSVVDLTVELEKPATYKEICAEMKAQSQGALKGILGYTEDKVVGTDFIGETCTSVFDAEAGIALDDTFLKVVAWYDNEWGYSNKCLDMVRVVAAK; from the coding sequence ATGGCAATCAAGATTGGTATCAACGGTTTCGGCCGCATCGGCCGCATGGTGTTCCGCGCTGCGGTGCAGAATTTTTCTGACATCGAGGTCGTGGCCATCAACGACCTGCTGGAGCCCGACTATCTGGCCTACATGCTCAAGTACGACAGCGTGCACGGCCGCTTCCAGGGCGAGGTGTCGGTGGAAGGCAGCAACCTCATCGTCAACGGCAAGAAGATTCGTTTGACACAGGAGCGCGACCCGGCAGCCTTGAAGTGGAACGAGGCCGGCGCCGACATCGTCATTGAAGCCACGGGCCTCTTCCTGACCAAGGAAACCGCGCAAAAGCACCTCGATGCAGGCGCCAAGAAGGTCATCATGTCGGCGCCGTCGAAGGACGATACGCCCATGTTCGTGCACGGTGTGAACTGCAAGAGCTACGCCGGCCAGGCCATCATCAGCAACGCCAGCTGCACCACCAACTGCCTGGCTCCCGTGGCCAAGGTGCTGAACGACAAATGGGGCATCAAGCGCGGCCTGATGACCACGGTGCACGCTGCCACGGCCACGCAGAAAACCGTGGACGGCCCTTCCAACAAGGACTGGCGCGGCGGCCGCGGCATTCTGGAAAACATCATCCCCAGCAGCACCGGCGCAGCCAAGGCGGTGGGCGTGGTGATTCCCGAGTTGAATAAAAAGCTCACCGGCATGTCGTTCCGCGTGCCGACGTCCAACGTCTCGGTGGTCGACCTGACGGTGGAGCTGGAAAAACCTGCCACCTACAAGGAAATCTGCGCCGAGATGAAGGCGCAGTCGCAAGGCGCGCTCAAGGGCATCCTCGGCTACACCGAAGACAAGGTGGTGGGCACCGACTTCATCGGCGAGACCTGCACCAGTGTGTTCGACGCCGAAGCCGGCATTGCGCTCGACGACACCTTCCTCAAGGTGGTCGCCTGGTACGACAACGAGTGGGGTTACTCGAACAAGTGTCTGGACATGGTGCGCGTGGTCGCGGCCAAGTAA